The following is a genomic window from Salinibacterium sp. UTAS2018.
TCTTCGAGTGCTTCGAAGCTGTGGCGCTCGTGGGGCACAATCAGCAGGCTGCCGGCGCGCGCCTTCCAGACATCATCACCAACCCGAAGTTGGATGCGACCTTGGAGCACGTAGACGGTGGCGTCGTCGTGATTGTCGTGCTCACCCAGGCTCGTACCCTTGAGCATCCCGATCACCGTTTGGCGCAACGACTTCTCGTGGCCGCCATACACCGTGTGTGCTGCGCGTCCACCACCCGCTTCAGCGGCAGCGTGGACCTGTTGGAGAGCGAGAGCCTTGATCGAAATCTTGGTCATGTTGTCAGTGTACGGTCGACCGCCGAATCCGGTCGTTGTCGCTACGGTTACCGCGCGATTGTGCCGACTACTCGAGCAACTTTCCCACCACGCTGTCGTCCGTTGACATCATCAACTTCGCTATCTCTGGGGGCGTTTCGGCAACACGTTCCTGGGTGACACCGTCAGCAAACGACCACACCATATTCACTCGCAGTGCGGGGTCAAGTTCGGGGTAATCGGAACGATTATGAGCGCCCCGTGTCTCCTTGCGGGCCAGCGCGGATTCGATGGTTGCCCGGGCCGCCATCAACGATCCCAGCAGGTCTAGAGCGTGTGCCAGATCGTCGAAACCGGCGATATCCGGGTGCACGGCAAGGTCGGGCAAGCGCGCCTCGACCGCCGCCAACTTGGCGAGGCCCTTCGTAAGCCCCTCTTCGTTGCGTATGACCCCCGCGTGCTCACTCATGAGATCGCGGATGGCGCGTTGCATACTGCGCACGTTATCGAAGCCGCGACCGGCCAGTAGGCGATCAATCTCGTCGCGGGCCGTTTCTACGGCTTCGGTGCTGCGAACCTGACTGCCCAAGTTTCGTGAGTACTGTGCTGCAGCAGCTCCGACGATGCGGCCGTAGACCAGCAGTTCTGCCAGCGAGTTGCCACCCAGGCGATTAGCGCCGTGGGTTCCCGAGCTGGCCTCACCGATGGCGTAAAGCCCGACCACATCTGTGCCGTGATCTTCGGGGCGAACCCAGATTCCTCCCATTGAGTAGTGGGCCGTTGGGGCGATCTCGATGGGGTCCTTAGTGATGTCGAGCATCTGCACGTCGAGCATGTTGCGGTAGACGCGCGGCAATCTGGTCAGGATCACCTCACGACTCACGTGGGTCAGGTCGAGCAGCACCCCACCCTTCGGGGTGCCACGTCCTTCACTGATTTCGGTTGAAATGGCGAGGGCTACCCGATCGCGGGTCGAAAGTTCCATGCGCTCCGGATCGTAGCGGGACATGAAGCGCTCGCCGAGAGCATTGCGCAGAATGCCACCTTCACCGCGTGCCGCCTCCGAAATGAGTAGGCCAGCGGCATCCGCTGGTTCGAGGATGCCGGAGGGATGAAACTGCACCAGCTCGGCGTCTCTGAGACGCGCGCCTGCTAGCGCGGCGAGACGGAACGAGTCACCCGTGTTCTCATCTCGGCGAGATGTTGTTTGCCGCCAGATTCTGGTGTGGCCACCGGTGGCCATGATGACGGCGTCGGCGTGGATGATCACTCGAGATCCGTCGACTATGTCGAACCCGTACGCGCCAAAGATTTGGTTATCGGCTACGAGGAGGCGCGAGATGTAGACGGTGTCGATGATCGGAACGTTGAGTGTCGCCGCCCGGTGAAGCAACGTGCGCTGGATTTCTAGACCGGTGTAATCACCCGCGAAGCAGGTGCGGCGATAGGTGTGGGCACCGAAGAATCGTTGGGAGATGCGCCCGTCGGCTTCACGGGCCAGTGGCATGCCCCACGCTTCGAGCTCCCGGATGCCCTCCGGTGCGTTCTTGGCCATTATCTCCACGATCTGGGGGTCGGCCAGATCGTATGATTCCTTGATCGTGTCGGCGGCGTGCTGCTGCCACGAATCTTCGGGGTCCATCGTGCCGAGCGCGGCATTGATGCCTCCAGCGGCCAGAGTCGTATGGGCGTCATACTTGCGCCGCTTGCCGACCGCCAGCACATCGACTCCTTGTTGACGCAGCTCGATTGCAGCGCGCAACCCGGCTCCACCCGTACCAATCACGAGAACCGAGGTGGAAATAATTTGGTCAGTCACGACTTTTCCCTTGAGTAGTTTTACGATTGCGAACTCAAGCAGTGCTCCGTGCGATCCGCGAGCGCCTACTTCATGCCGCGATGATCTCGACGATGATCTTTCCGGTGGCGTGCCCGGCTTCGACTGCAGCGATAGCCTCTCCGGCACGTTCGAGCGGAAAACGTGCGGACACATGAGGATCGACGAGACCGTATGCGATCACGTCAGTGATTTTTGCCAGTGATTCGGTGCTGCGGTTCAGCGCACTGCCGCCGAGTTCGATTGCCGTCGCAGGGTCTGCGGCAGAGATAATCCTCCTCGGCGCCGTTGCCAGCTCGGCAACTTCCCGCAGGGCGTCACCACCGACCAAGTCGAGGATGAGGTCCACGCCATCCGGTGCGATCTCACGTAGCCGCCGAGCGAGGTTCTCGCCGTAGGGCACGAATGTTGCGCCGGTCGACTCGACGATGGAGCGCTTCGATTCACTGGCGGTACCGATGACAGTGAACTCGTGAACCTTGCCGATCTGAGCGGCCATCAGACCGACGCCGCCGCCGACACCGAGGATAAGCAGCGTCTGGCCGGCCTCAAGTTCAATCTGATGGGTCCCGTCGTAGGCGGTAGCTGCAGCGATGGGGATTGTGGAGGCATCGGCAAAGGAAACCTCCTCGGGCTTTGCCACAGCGTCGACGGCGCGCACGATGGTGTGTTTCGCGAAACCACCGTGGCCCGGAGCCACAGCGCCGAGGATTTCGTCGCCGACTGCGTAGCCGTCGACACCATCGCCGACAGCAGTGACTATCCCTGCGACTTCTCGCCCCATCGCCGCCGGCAAGGGCTGGCGCTGACCGAGGAGACCGGATCGGATCTTCCAGTCAACGGGATTAACTGCCGCCGCGTAGACCTTCACCCCCAGCTCACCGGGGCCAGGCTCAAGCACCGGCCGGTCAACGAGCTCCTGACCCTCCGGGCCACCGTAGCGGTTGAACACATACGTTGTGGACATTTGGGTTCCTCTTCTCAGACGATTTGTAGTCGGGTTAGATCCGGTTCCGCAGCTACCTGGCTGGTGGCTTGTCGTGGCCGCTTTCTTCAGCAATGTCGCCCTCTTGTTTGGTGGCGTGGACAGCGTCGACTGCGTGCTCCGGTGGACTGTAAACCGTGTAGAGCACGAGCGGCTGATCTCCAGTGTTCCGGAAGTTGTGCTTCGTGCCTGCAGGTACCGCGCACTGGTCACCACCCTCAATCGGATGGGTGTGGCCGGCGAGGTCGGCGGCTCCGGTTCCGCTGATGAAAGTGAGAATTTGGTCAGAGTTTTCGTGGATTTCTTCCCCGATATCTCCTCCGGCCGGAATAGTCATGATGACAATCTGGGAGTGCTTTCCGGTCCACAGCACTCTTCGAAAGTCCGGGCTTTGCTGAGCGAGTTCGCCAATCGTGAAGTGTTCAACGTTATTGCCGAGAGTGAAGTTTTGTTCCGTATTCATGATGTTCCTCCTGTAGTTGACGGGTTGGGGCGACAGCGATGCCTCGTCGGGGTCGGCGCATGAGACGCATGGCGTTCACGATCACGATGAGCACGGATGCTTCGTGAACGAGCATTCCGATCGCCATCGTCACGCCACCGAGGAGTACGCCAAGCAGAAGCAGCGAGACGGTGATCAGGGCGATGGCAATGTTTTGGCGCATGTTGTTCACGGTGCGCCGGGCGAGGGAGATCGCTTCGGGGAGCTTGAGTAACTTGTCGCCCATGAGCGCAATGTCAGCGGTTTCGACCGCCACAGCCGAACCGGCTGCGCCCATTGCTACTCCAATGTTTGCGGTTGCCAGAGCGGGGGCGTCATTGACGCCGTCGCCGACCATCGCGACGACGTGGCCCTCGGCCTGAAGTGCCGCGACTATGTCGAGCTTGTCCTCGGGCAGCAGCGAGGCATAAATCTCGTCCACGCCGGTGGCCGATCCGATTGCATTGGCGACCAGCAGGGTGTCACCGGTCAGCATGATGACCTTTTTGACGCCGGCGGCATGCAAATCCGACACCATCTGAGCCGCTTCGAGGCGAACCTCGTCAGCGACACCGACCACACCGACGACTCTGTTGTCGACGGCGACGATCATCGGAGTGCGGCCCAGCGTGGCCAGCTCGTTCGCGGCGTTGGTAGTGGCATCCGCACTCGCAATCTCGTACTGCTCGAGAAGCGCGAGGTTTCCGATGAGAATTCGGTGGCCTTCCGTGGTCACCGCGATGCCCTTGCCGGGAACCGGTTCGGTTGACTCGGGCAGGCCGGTGACGTTCACCCATTCGTCGGCGGCGGCATCCAGAATCGCTCGGGCCAATGGATGCTCAGAGCCTGCCTCTGCCCGTGCCGCCCAGGTCAGCACCTGCTGCCGAGTCGTGCTCTCGTCTAAGACGATCACGTCGGTCACGCGTGGACGGCCCATAGTGAGGGTGCCCGTCTTGTCGACAGCAACAACCGTGATCTTCGCGGAAGTCTCTAAGAACTCGCCGCCCTTAATCAGGATTCCATCCTTCGCAGCCCGACCGATACCGGCAACGATCGAGACGGGGATAGAGATGACCAGTGCGCCAGGGCAACCGATAACAAGCAGCGTCAGCGCGAGCACTACGTCACCGGTGAGGATGCCCACGACGAGCGCAAGAACCATGATCGCGGGCGTGTACCAGGCCGAAAAGCGATCCATGAATACCTGAGTTTTCGCTTTGGCGTCCTGGGCATCTTCCACGCGGTGAATGATCCTGGCTAACGTGGTGTCGGCGCCGACACCGGTGGCGCGCACCTGCAGGAAGCCGCTGCGGGCGACTGTGCCGGCAAAAACCTGGTCACCAATCATCTTCTCCACCGGCATAGATTCGCCGGTGATGGATGCCTCGTCGAGAGCACCGGTACCGCCAGCAACCTCGCCATCGACGGGAACCTTGGCGCCGTTCTTGACCAGCACTGTCTCGCCCATGATTACGGCGCCGGCAGAGATCTCGACCTGTTCGCCATCGCGCATGACGATCGCGACGTCGGGGGCGACGGCAACCAGCTCTGCCAGGGCCGAGCGAGTCTTGTTGAGAGTTGCCGTTTCAAGAGCGTGACCGATAGCGAAGAGAAAGGTAACGGCCGCGGCTTCCCAATACTGACCGATGATGACCGCACCGATCGCGGCAATTGACACCAGCAGATCGATACCGATGATTCTCGCCCAGAGCGCCCGTGCGGCGCTGATCACGATTCGGGTACCGGCAACGATGGCGGCCGCCACCATGAAGATGTTGCCGACTGTGTCTAAACCCAATAGCGGGGGTATCACTAGAGCGGCGATGATCAGCAACCCTGAGATTGCTGGAATCGCCCACCGGTTATTCATCCAGGTGCGGATGGTGCTCATGACACGTGCCTTTCGTGGGGGATTGCGGTCAGAAGGTTGCCGGACGCGAGGGGTAACCAGCCTTCGCGACTGCCGCGACCAACTCGTCGACGCTCACGACCGACGGGTCGTGGTCAATTTCGATGCGGGCGGATGCGAAGCGAACCGTGACTGCAGAGACGCCGTCTAAGCGTCCAACCTGCTTCTCAATCTTCGACACGCACGAGGGGCAAGAAAAACCTTCCGCGCGCAAAATGGTGTGGGTCGTTGTGGTGGCGGTGGTGTCCATGGTGTGGCCTTCCTGTGGTGATGATGGCCCCGGTTAAGGGGAGTAATCATGACTCTAGGTTGGGCCTTTGGTCTGCACCATGATGGGCGTCAGTTTGCCGCCGTTGCGCCTTATGCGGATACTCGGTTGCGAAATTATTCGGTGGTCTCAGTGATGGCGGTGAGCTTGTCGCGATCGAGTATTGAGGTCCAACGTCGGCCGGTGTCGACAACGCCGTCTTTGCGCAGTTGGCTCATGGCGCGGGAGACCGATTCGGGCGTTGATCCGGTCATCGCTGCCAGATCGGCACGTGACAAAGGGAGCTGGATGAGGGTACCGTTGCCACTTCCGCCGTGCTGGCCGAACTTGTCGGCGAGCCGCAACAGTGTGGTCGCGACGCGTTGCTCGACGCTGCTCGTGGCCCGCTGGCTGGTGTCGGAGCGGGCATCCCGCAGCAGCGCTGTGACATCGTCGAGTGCACGCAGCGCCACCTGGGGGTACTCGAGCAAGACCTCACGAAACGCACGGGTATCGATACGCAGTGCGCACGTTGTGACCAAAGCCACAGCTGTTTCGCCGTAGACGGGCCGGCCCAATACGCTGAGGCCGCCCAAAAAATCTCCGGGTGCGAGCATGTCGACAATGGAGTCTTGACCGTTTAGCACCGGCTGGAGAGTCTTCACTTGACCGGCAGCAACCACATACAAGTAGTCAGCAGGATCGCCAGCAGTATAAAGCCGGTCACCTTCGGCATAAGAAAGTGACACCATCCGTTGACCAATGCCATCGAGCGCTAGCTCGGATAGCCCATCGAAGAGCGGAACCTGCGCGAGGATCTGCAGGCGCATCGGCTTCGGGCACTCGTGCGGTTGAGCACAGGTGTGTCGCAACGGAGTTCGTCGTCGTTGTGCCGCCTGATTAGGCTGAGCCCTAACCGTCTCGGATGCGTTACCGTCCGGTTTCTGCGCTAATTCACTCACGGTGCATCCTCCATTGATCCCAGTGTATGGCGTGGGTACCGATCGTGCAGTGCTGGCGATCGCCTGATGAGGCCGGGTGAAAGTTAGCTCGGTGAATCGACCAGCTTGAGCAGGATCTTGATCCACGAGATGGCCTCGCCGCCAAAGACGATTGCGTAGGCCACGGTCAAAGCTGCACCGATACCGGCCCACACAGCGTAGGCGGTACCGATCGGTAGCTCGCGCATGGCAAACTCTAGGCCGCCCAGACGGCTTCGAGCACGCCAGAAAGAATCAGAACCAGCCAGTACAAAACAGTCTCCTTGGCCAGTCTTGTCGCGTACCCGCTACTGATCCGTCGTCGGGAGCCGTCATTGCGGCTACGTCCTCACCGTATCAAGACAGCCGCGAACTGACAGGGACGCCCGAGCATACTGCCAGTCGATCGCAGACTACGGGGTCCCATCCACGCTTGTGGCAGCGAAGTATCCGCGAGAGCCGCTTCAGCCCCGGAGTAGAATGAGGGCATGAGTTCGGTTCTGCGGCCGACTGGTCGCTCAGGTAGTACAACTGCGCCTGACCGCACCCTCCTCATCCGGCGGCTCGCCTTCGTAATCCCGGGCGGAATCGCCCTTCTTGGTGGTTTGGATGCTGCCCTTCTCCTCCTGGGCCTCCCCGCGCCAGTCACCACTGAACGGCTTCCGCTCATCCATGCGCCCCTCATGGTCTTCGCGTTTATCGGAACTTTGGTGGTGCTGGAGAGGGCCGTCGCAGCCCGACGTTGGTGGGGCTTCCTCTCACCGCTGGCATTCGGGCTCGGCGGCTTTGCCCTGCTCTCGACACTTCCGTTCGCGGTTGGCCAGGCAAGTTTTGTGCTCGGCTTCGTCGTATTGCTCGCCATCTACGGGGTGGTGTGGGCGCGGCAAGCGAGCATGGCCACCGCCATCCAGGTGCTGGGGGCGTTGTCAGGGCTGGCCTCCGCGATCCTGTGGCTGTCCGGCGTCATCATCCCCCTCATCGCACCGTCGATGGTCGCGTTCTTGGTGCTCACGATCTTTGGCGAGCGCCTCGAACTGGCGCGTATTTCACCCACCGTTAACGCAAAGGTGGAGCGCTTGGCGTTTGCGTGCGGCATGGCCTTGTCGCTGACGGCGCTCGCCGCGCCCCTCTGGCCCGTCGTCGGCTATCCGCTGTTCGGTGTCGCGATGCTGGCAACTGTCGCCTGGTTGTTTAGTCATGACGTCGCCACCCGCTTGGCTCGCTCCACCGGCCTCGCCCGGTACATGGCTGTCTGTCTACTTCTCGGCTACGGTTGGCTTGTGGTTGCTGGGGGGATCTGGCTGGTGGGGGGAGCGGTGACCTCGGGCCCCGCCTACGATGCCGTGCTGCACGCCGTCTTCCTCGGCTTTGTGATGTCGATGGTCATGGCGCATGCGCCGGTGATTCTGCCCGCTGTCATTCGCCGTCCGCTGCCGTATCGGTGGTTCCTCTACCTTCCTGTCGCGCTTCTCCATGCCTCACTCGCTGTGCGAGTGCTCATCGGCGATGGACGGGGTATTGAAGAAGCGGTGCAATGGGGCGGCGCCCTTAACGTGGTTGCGGTGCTGGCATTTGTGGTGCTTGCCGTGGCATCCGCGATCGCCGGTGCGCCGCGTGTCGCCAAGAATGAGGTTGTCGCGTGAATCGCCGCAACTGGTATTTAGCCATGAACTCCCTGATCGGGTTCTGGCTGGTGGCTGCCGCTGTGGTGGTCCTCATCCACCGGTTCGTGCCGCTCGGTGGATGGTTGATGCTGCACCTACTGCTGCTCGGGGCGGTCAGCACGGCCATTCTGATCTGGAGTCAACACTTCGCCGACACCCTCCTGCGACGAAGTGCTTGGGGCGGGCGACGCTTTCACGGGGTCAGGTTGGTCGCCCACACGGTGGGTGCCGCCGTCGTGGTTGCCGGGATGGTGGCGGATGTCTGGCCGCTGGTACTTGTTGGCGGATTCCTGGTCGGCCTGAATGCTACAGTTCACGCGGCCAGTTTGATCATCCAGGGCCGAGGGGGACTCCCGGCACGCTTCGCACCCCTCGTGCGGTACTACGTTTTCGCCGGAATTAGCCTGGCTGCCGGAGTGACGCTCGGCGTTATTTTGGCACGCACATCCCTTCCGCCAGAGCTCCACGACAGACTCATGGTCGGCCACCTCGGGGCGAACCTTCTCGGTTGGGTGGGGCTTACCGTCATCGGCACCGTCATCCTGCTGTGGCCGACAGTGCTGCACACCAGAGTGAGCGAGACGACGGATGCTTCGGCACGACGGGCGCTACCGCTTCTCGTTTCGGGGGTGGGAGTTTTTGTTACCGGGAGCATTGTCGGGATCCCGTTGGTCGTCGCAGTCGCGGTGGTGATCTACTTGGCGGGCTTCGGGATGATTGTGGTCGAGGGCATCCGGGCGTGGCGGGCATCTCCACCAACCACGTATGCCGCCTGGAGCATTGCGGCGGCGGTCGGTTGGTTGCTGGTGTGCACCGTTGCCCTTGGAGCGATCGTTGTTTTTGCCCCCAGTTGGGAAGACGCGGGGGAAGGGCTCGACTGGCTAGCGGCACCATTTGCGGTCGGATTCGCCGCCCAGATCGTGCTCGGGGCGCTCAGTTACCTGCTCCCCGTGGTTCTTGGTGGCGGGCCTTCCGCGGCGAGAGCGACGGCAGCAGAACTCGATCGGGGCGCGTTCTTTCGAGTTCTCATCATCAATGCCGGCATAGTGCTCTATCTGCTTCCGGTGCCGAGTTTGGTTGCCGTAGTTGTCTCGTTTGTTGTCTTCGCCACGTTGTTGTCGTTCCTGGTGTTGGCAATCCGCGCGGTGCGGGCGGGAACGAACGCTCGTGGCGGTCCGACTGTTCCGGTGGATGCTGCGGACGCGTCGGCGCGCACGGCTGGCGCACCGAAACGGCACAGCGGCGCGGCGCTGTTGGCGGTGGGAACCCTTCTGGTGGCGACGACGTTGGGTATCGCTCTGGATCCGGCATCCGCGGGCCTATCGATGGAGGCCAACGCCCCCACCATTAAGCCAACGGGCAATACGACAACCGTCGAAATTTCAATGAACAACATGCGCTTCACGCCGGACACCATCGAAGTTCCGGCCGGTGACCGCCTCGTGATCGAACTCTCCAACGTCGACACGGTAACCCACGATCTTGTGCTCGAGAACGGGGCCACCTCGGGCCGGGTTTCTGCAGGGAAAGCGGCGACAGTGGATGCCGGCGTAATTGCCGCGAACGTGGATGGTTGGTGTTCCATCGCGGGGCACCGACAGATGGGGATGGTGCTCACCATTGTCGTCACCGGCGGTGCGGTTGGCGATGCGTCCGGTGATGCTGAGATGCCGGGTGATCATGGGAGCGGTGATTCCGACGGGCCGTCAGCCGCTGAGGATCTCGACCTGATGGCGCAACCCGCAGCCGGTTTCACTGCGCGGGATGCGACCCTGCCGCCGGCGTCATCCGCGACCGTCCGTAATGTGGCGCTGTCGGCGCAGGATCGTGAGGTGGAGGTATCGCCCGGAGTTACCCAGACCCTGTGGACCTTCAACGGAACCGCACCGGGTCCGACCCTGCGCGGCAACGTCGGCGATAAGTTCAACATCACTTTGGTGAATGATGCCGACATCGGCCACTCGATCGATTTCCATGCTGGCTCACTTGCTCCGGATCAGCCGATGCGCACAATCGACCCCGGCGAGAGTCTCAGCTTCAGCTTCACCGCCACGCGGTCTGGTATTTGGCTCTATCACTGCTCGACCGCCCCCATGTCTGTGCATATCGCTAACGGCATGTTTGGGGCAGTCATCATCGACCCGCCAGGGATTGCGCAGGTGGATCGCGAGTTTATCGTTGTGCAGTCTGAGCTCTATTTGGGGCCGCAGGGTGGCACGGCGGATGCCGCGAAAGTGCAGACACAAATGCCCGACCTGGTCGTTTTCAACGGTTACGCAAACCAGTATCGGCATGATCCGCTAGAGGCGAAGGTCGGTGAGCGAGTTCGAGTGTGGGTACTGGATGCTGGCCCCAACCTGCCGAGTTCGTTCCACATCGTGGGCGGACAGTTCGACACCGTCTATTCGGAGGGCGACTACCGTCTGAAAGAGGGTGGCAGCACCGGTACCGGAGGATCTCAGTCGCTCGGTCTGCTGCCGGCCCAGGGCGGTTTTGTTGAGCTGGTGTTCCCCGAGGCCGGGAACTACCCGTTCATAACCCATACGATGTCGGATGCCGAGCGTGGAGCGTTCGGGCTGTTCCGGGTCACGGACTAGCTTCCGGCCCTGCGCGCGCCAGCAATCACTGGTTGGGGTGGCAGCGAGCGGCGCCACGCTAGAATTCTGCCGAGCGAAGGTGACGTTCTCGTGCTAGTCCGTGCAAGGAGGTAGGTCTGTGATGAATGCCGTTCCTGCAACTCGCGTGGATGTTGAACGCAATCGCCGCATTCTTCTCGATGCGGCCGCCGTTGCGCTCGCGCTCGATCCAGACGCGACTCTGGGTGATGTCGCCCGCCGTGCCGGATTGGCGAGAGCGACCCTGTATCGCCACTTCAGCAATCGGGAGAGCTTGCTTGATGCGCTGCGTGATGATGCCGTGGAGTGCGCGAGAGAAGTTGTTGACGGAGCCCAGGTCGGCTACGGAACGGCTTTGGAAGCACTCCGTAGAGTCGTGGAGGGCATCGTCTCACTAGGTGCACGGTTTCGGCCATTGCTCCTTGAGGGGGCGGCTCAGGATCCCGAATTCTTGCGCCGCCGCGAAGAAGCGTTTATGCCGGTTGCGATGATCGTTCAGCGGGGGCAGCGGGCCGGCCACATCAGGGCTGATATCTCGGTGCTCTGGATTGTCACGGCGCTGATGGCGTTGTTGGCGGCAGCGGTACGACTGGAGGGGAAGCTTTCCGAGGAAGAAATCGTCGAGCTTGTGTTTGGGACACTGTCTTGCGGTGTTCAGGAAACGCCCAGCGCGGAAAACTAGACGCCAGTGTCTCGTTTCTGTAGCATTGGGGCATGACAGCGAACTCGATCCACCCCCGAGAGAAGTCGACGACTGAGAGAGTTGACGACGCTACCGACGTCGATGTTCTCGTGGTCGGGGCGGGTCCGACTGGCCTCACCGCCGCCGTAGAGGCTCTTCGTCACGGACTGACCGTTCGCATCGTGGAGCGCAAGCCGCAGCGCGGCGTATTCTCCAAAGCTTTAGTGGTGCACGCTCGCACAATGGAGGTGTTCGCCGTCATGGGGATCGACGGTGATATCCGCAAAGCCGGAACGCCGTTCGCGGCCCTCAACCTCCACTTCAATA
Proteins encoded in this region:
- a CDS encoding multicopper oxidase domain-containing protein, whose protein sequence is MNSLIGFWLVAAAVVVLIHRFVPLGGWLMLHLLLLGAVSTAILIWSQHFADTLLRRSAWGGRRFHGVRLVAHTVGAAVVVAGMVADVWPLVLVGGFLVGLNATVHAASLIIQGRGGLPARFAPLVRYYVFAGISLAAGVTLGVILARTSLPPELHDRLMVGHLGANLLGWVGLTVIGTVILLWPTVLHTRVSETTDASARRALPLLVSGVGVFVTGSIVGIPLVVAVAVVIYLAGFGMIVVEGIRAWRASPPTTYAAWSIAAAVGWLLVCTVALGAIVVFAPSWEDAGEGLDWLAAPFAVGFAAQIVLGALSYLLPVVLGGGPSAARATAAELDRGAFFRVLIINAGIVLYLLPVPSLVAVVVSFVVFATLLSFLVLAIRAVRAGTNARGGPTVPVDAADASARTAGAPKRHSGAALLAVGTLLVATTLGIALDPASAGLSMEANAPTIKPTGNTTTVEISMNNMRFTPDTIEVPAGDRLVIELSNVDTVTHDLVLENGATSGRVSAGKAATVDAGVIAANVDGWCSIAGHRQMGMVLTIVVTGGAVGDASGDAEMPGDHGSGDSDGPSAAEDLDLMAQPAAGFTARDATLPPASSATVRNVALSAQDREVEVSPGVTQTLWTFNGTAPGPTLRGNVGDKFNITLVNDADIGHSIDFHAGSLAPDQPMRTIDPGESLSFSFTATRSGIWLYHCSTAPMSVHIANGMFGAVIIDPPGIAQVDREFIVVQSELYLGPQGGTADAAKVQTQMPDLVVFNGYANQYRHDPLEAKVGERVRVWVLDAGPNLPSSFHIVGGQFDTVYSEGDYRLKEGGSTGTGGSQSLGLLPAQGGFVELVFPEAGNYPFITHTMSDAERGAFGLFRVTD
- a CDS encoding cupin domain-containing protein, producing MTKISIKALALQQVHAAAEAGGGRAAHTVYGGHEKSLRQTVIGMLKGTSLGEHDNHDDATVYVLQGRIQLRVGDDVWKARAGSLLIVPHERHSFEALEDSAVLMSVAKRPYPPGQILAD
- a CDS encoding Crp/Fnr family transcriptional regulator, producing MRLQILAQVPLFDGLSELALDGIGQRMVSLSYAEGDRLYTAGDPADYLYVVAAGQVKTLQPVLNGQDSIVDMLAPGDFLGGLSVLGRPVYGETAVALVTTCALRIDTRAFREVLLEYPQVALRALDDVTALLRDARSDTSQRATSSVEQRVATTLLRLADKFGQHGGSGNGTLIQLPLSRADLAAMTGSTPESVSRAMSQLRKDGVVDTGRRWTSILDRDKLTAITETTE
- a CDS encoding FAD-binding protein, coding for MTDQIISTSVLVIGTGGAGLRAAIELRQQGVDVLAVGKRRKYDAHTTLAAGGINAALGTMDPEDSWQQHAADTIKESYDLADPQIVEIMAKNAPEGIRELEAWGMPLAREADGRISQRFFGAHTYRRTCFAGDYTGLEIQRTLLHRAATLNVPIIDTVYISRLLVADNQIFGAYGFDIVDGSRVIIHADAVIMATGGHTRIWRQTTSRRDENTGDSFRLAALAGARLRDAELVQFHPSGILEPADAAGLLISEAARGEGGILRNALGERFMSRYDPERMELSTRDRVALAISTEISEGRGTPKGGVLLDLTHVSREVILTRLPRVYRNMLDVQMLDITKDPIEIAPTAHYSMGGIWVRPEDHGTDVVGLYAIGEASSGTHGANRLGGNSLAELLVYGRIVGAAAAQYSRNLGSQVRSTEAVETARDEIDRLLAGRGFDNVRSMQRAIRDLMSEHAGVIRNEEGLTKGLAKLAAVEARLPDLAVHPDIAGFDDLAHALDLLGSLMAARATIESALARKETRGAHNRSDYPELDPALRVNMVWSFADGVTQERVAETPPEIAKLMMSTDDSVVGKLLE
- a CDS encoding TetR/AcrR family transcriptional regulator, translating into MNAVPATRVDVERNRRILLDAAAVALALDPDATLGDVARRAGLARATLYRHFSNRESLLDALRDDAVECAREVVDGAQVGYGTALEALRRVVEGIVSLGARFRPLLLEGAAQDPEFLRRREEAFMPVAMIVQRGQRAGHIRADISVLWIVTALMALLAAAVRLEGKLSEEEIVELVFGTLSCGVQETPSAEN
- a CDS encoding cation-translocating P-type ATPase; translation: MSTIRTWMNNRWAIPAISGLLIIAALVIPPLLGLDTVGNIFMVAAAIVAGTRIVISAARALWARIIGIDLLVSIAAIGAVIIGQYWEAAAVTFLFAIGHALETATLNKTRSALAELVAVAPDVAIVMRDGEQVEISAGAVIMGETVLVKNGAKVPVDGEVAGGTGALDEASITGESMPVEKMIGDQVFAGTVARSGFLQVRATGVGADTTLARIIHRVEDAQDAKAKTQVFMDRFSAWYTPAIMVLALVVGILTGDVVLALTLLVIGCPGALVISIPVSIVAGIGRAAKDGILIKGGEFLETSAKITVVAVDKTGTLTMGRPRVTDVIVLDESTTRQQVLTWAARAEAGSEHPLARAILDAAADEWVNVTGLPESTEPVPGKGIAVTTEGHRILIGNLALLEQYEIASADATTNAANELATLGRTPMIVAVDNRVVGVVGVADEVRLEAAQMVSDLHAAGVKKVIMLTGDTLLVANAIGSATGVDEIYASLLPEDKLDIVAALQAEGHVVAMVGDGVNDAPALATANIGVAMGAAGSAVAVETADIALMGDKLLKLPEAISLARRTVNNMRQNIAIALITVSLLLLGVLLGGVTMAIGMLVHEASVLIVIVNAMRLMRRPRRGIAVAPTRQLQEEHHEYGTKLHSRQ
- a CDS encoding cupin domain-containing protein — encoded protein: MNTEQNFTLGNNVEHFTIGELAQQSPDFRRVLWTGKHSQIVIMTIPAGGDIGEEIHENSDQILTFISGTGAADLAGHTHPIEGGDQCAVPAGTKHNFRNTGDQPLVLYTVYSPPEHAVDAVHATKQEGDIAEESGHDKPPAR
- a CDS encoding heavy-metal-associated domain-containing protein produces the protein MDTTATTTTHTILRAEGFSCPSCVSKIEKQVGRLDGVSAVTVRFASARIEIDHDPSVVSVDELVAAVAKAGYPSRPATF
- a CDS encoding NADP-dependent oxidoreductase; protein product: MSTTYVFNRYGGPEGQELVDRPVLEPGPGELGVKVYAAAVNPVDWKIRSGLLGQRQPLPAAMGREVAGIVTAVGDGVDGYAVGDEILGAVAPGHGGFAKHTIVRAVDAVAKPEEVSFADASTIPIAAATAYDGTHQIELEAGQTLLILGVGGGVGLMAAQIGKVHEFTVIGTASESKRSIVESTGATFVPYGENLARRLREIAPDGVDLILDLVGGDALREVAELATAPRRIISAADPATAIELGGSALNRSTESLAKITDVIAYGLVDPHVSARFPLERAGEAIAAVEAGHATGKIIVEIIAA